From Cucumis melo cultivar AY chromosome 3, USDA_Cmelo_AY_1.0, whole genome shotgun sequence:
ATTTTTAACGCTTCCTCACCgcttaatatttaaattttttcctCAATTACACAattctttcttttagttttaatttacgatttcatgaacttttttttttttattcatacTTTTTCCCACATTCTTTAATTTGTCGTTTTTCTTATCCATTTTATTCgggagaaaaaaataataattttcattgaCATATTTGGaaagtgatttcaaatcccatTTTTAATTCTTGAAACTGTTATAAAACACATTACTTTTAAGaatataaatcaaatattataTTGACTTGGTAATTCGATGAATGACAAAAGTATAGGCTAATAGGAAATTTGAACCAAATAAGAACAAATTGAAAATAAACTTgaattcaaataattaattgtACTTATATCGAATTGAATTCAAATAAATTATCGCTAACTAATAGTTGAgttatcaaattttatttaaacGTAGGTTAAAGAAAATTTGCACTCAAATCTTATTATGATCAGATAAATTCAATACTGATTTCATCAACACTACGTTACTATAACTACGTTATGAGGTTATTTTATTGAACTTTTCGACTTCTTTCGTTCTACAACGATTTTCTAAACTatcatttctctttttttccaaattacAAACCTAATCACTTTTCACATCCAAATTTCAAACATAAGGACTACATAACCATAAAGTAAAGCACAGGGAGATAACGAAAAACACGTAAacttaccaataatcttctttCTTTAGAACTAAAAAACCCTATTATGAACACATAAATTACTCAATAGACGAATTAAATCTAAAAGAATTAGAAGAAGAGATGATGAACTTTGAATAAACATTATTCTAATTTTTATTAGGAATAATTAAAACGGTGCATTAACGTTTGAATTATTAGAAATTAACTAATAACATTAATCCTCCAAAAAAATTCAGCTCATTTCCTTTTCAAgtcatttcaaatttttttaaaaaaatctacaaCAAAACACAAACCCTACAAATTTAACAGAAGAGTAATGGAGAATtaatgggaaaaaaaaaaaagagatcaGCTGAAGATAAAATGAAAAGTTATTTATCAGTACGGCGGGGGCGGTTGCCTCGCCGTCGGCGCCCAAATTACATCGGACGGCGCGTGGCAACTATACATAGCCATTCCACACGTTTCCGCAATCTGCCCGTGCCCGTGTCCGTGTCCCTGCCCGCTACTGTCTCCGCCGCCGGAGACGTGTGGGGAGTGAACTTCGCCACCGCCACTGCCGCCACCGGATCCCAAATTCTTAATCTCTTCCTCATCAGGAAGCCGGTGGTACAACGGATTATTAAACGACGACGCGACGACAAAAACAGTACCGGCGGCAATTAACGCGCCGGCAACCAAGCCGCCGACGATTTGACCCTGAGGCCCGGCGAGGGAGATGGTAAAACCATTAGGTATCGGTAAGGGTGTCGATTGAGGGAAAACGGTAGCGGAAATGGAGAGAATCTCAAAACGGCCGTGAAAAGTAACGGTAGCGCCAGGAGTGGCGGAGGGTTGACGGAGAGAGACATTAGCAACGGTACCGGATCCATTAAGGACACAAAGGCCCAAATTTTTGCGACGGGAAAATCTCGAAATAGCTTCAACGACGTCGTTTCCACCAGGGACTTCTAGAACGTACGGCCGCATAGCCGGTTCGGGTTCCCGGGTTACAACAAGAGGCGGTTTGGGTTTATTTTTAGAACCCGGTGGGCGACCTCTGGGCCGTCGGACCACCTCGATGGTGGAACCATCGGCGGTGGAGGTGAGATCCGGGTGGTGTTTAAAAGGGGAAGGCATGGCGGCGGCGGGCTCATCGGCGGGAGGTTGCGGAGGAGGATGGTGGGTAAAAGGGTGGGGGGAGAGATGGAATTTGGATAACATATTGGAAGTTTTGCTCTTGGGATGAGCAAAATCgcctttcatttctttttcttttttcttgaaataaaccttcggaaataaaagatttatttttcttttttattataaagaaatgggggtttattttttaaagagaGTTTAGGAAGGGGGAAGAAAtggaaattttgaatttgtttatagAAAGAAAATGGTGGAGGAAAGAGGAAGGTGGGTGAGGTTGAAAACAAAAGTGAAAAAAGAAGGGCAGTGGCGCCGCTGTTTTGGGAGGTGGAGATGGGACCCGCCCGCCATACTTAAAATTCAGACTTTACACAGAGAGAGATATGGGAAAGTATTAATATAAAGTTATTCGCTTCCTCCCTCTTCTCAATAATCCTTTGTGGATGTACacattttaattttggtttaattaataataataaaaccaaAAGTATATGTTAGGAGgttattatatatttgtaaCACTTTTCATTTTGACTCTTAATTTtgatttctctttttaaattataatatttctCCTTCTTTCAAAATTTACAATTATTGCCTT
This genomic window contains:
- the LOC103488132 gene encoding AT-hook motif nuclear-localized protein 17-like, which codes for MKGDFAHPKSKTSNMLSKFHLSPHPFTHHPPPQPPADEPAAAMPSPFKHHPDLTSTADGSTIEVVRRPRGRPPGSKNKPKPPLVVTREPEPAMRPYVLEVPGGNDVVEAISRFSRRKNLGLCVLNGSGTVANVSLRQPSATPGATVTFHGRFEILSISATVFPQSTPLPIPNGFTISLAGPQGQIVGGLVAGALIAAGTVFVVASSFNNPLYHRLPDEEEIKNLGSGGGSGGGEVHSPHVSGGGDSSGQGHGHGHGQIAETCGMAMYSCHAPSDVIWAPTARQPPPPY